From Anomalospiza imberbis isolate Cuckoo-Finch-1a 21T00152 chromosome 6, ASM3175350v1, whole genome shotgun sequence, one genomic window encodes:
- the LOC137476167 gene encoding LOW QUALITY PROTEIN: olfactory receptor 5AR1-like (The sequence of the model RefSeq protein was modified relative to this genomic sequence to represent the inferred CDS: inserted 2 bases in 1 codon), which yields MYFEPNSKFCSSCISRLCLLLKTQPFLTCLCRKQKYPDSSSWLSRSTCIRMAAKGNGTRSAHFILSLFSEQGNVQVVLFVVFLVIYVITLLGSVGLLVLIWRVAQLHTPMYLFLSSLPFLDLCYSSFITPRLLQDLLDEDKVISHAACLMQFYFYVAFATTECFLLAAMAYDHYVAICCPLLYSLSMSRGICVXSYLAGVTNATLHTGLALRLSFCGPKVIKHFYCKGPLLFALSCTDPAPNELGMFITAGFSLAATILAILLSYTFILAAILGTFSAAGKRKAASTCASHLAVVVLFYGSLVSMYSQRSSGSSRERDKVASMFYTMVTPMLNPFIYSLRNQKVKAGLWRLMGRKHSAEK from the exons atgtattttgaaccAAACAGTAAATTCTGCAGTTCCTGCATCTCCAGGCTGTGTTTGCTGCTAAAAACACAGCCATTTTTAACATGTTtgtgcagaaaacagaaatatccTGACTCTTCATCTTGGCTTTCCCGCAGCACCTGCATTAGGATGGCAGCCAAAGGCAATGGAACCCGCAGTGCTCACTTTATCCTCTCGCTATTCTCTGAGCAGGGCAATGTCCAGGTTGTCCTCTTCGTGGTGTTCCTGGTGATCTATGTGATCACCCTGCTGGGGAGCGTGGGGCTGCTGGTGTTGATCTGGCGGGTTGCCCAGCTCCACACCCCCATGTACTTATTCCTGAGCAGCCTGCCCTTCCTTGACCTCTGCTATTCCTCCTTCATcactcccaggctgctccaggatCTCCTGGATGAGGACAAGGTCATTTCTCACGCCGCGTGCCTCATGCAGTTCTATTTCTACGTGGCCTTTGCCACCACTGAGTGCTTCCTTCTGGCTGCCATGGCCTACGACCACTACGTGGCCATCTGCTGCCCCCTGCTCTACTCCCTCTCCATGTCCCGAGGGATCTGTGT CTCGTACCTGGCTGGGGTCACCAATGCCACCCTCCACACGGGCCTGGCCCTTAGGCTGAGCTTCTGCGGCCCCAAAGTCATCAAACATTTCTACTGCAAGGGGCCCCTGCTCTTTGCCCTGTCCTGCACGGACCCTGCGCCCAACGAGCTGGGGATGTTCATCACGGCAGGCTTCAGCCTGGCTGCCACCATCCTGGCCATCCTCCTCTCCTACACCTTCATCCTAGCTGCCATCCTGGGCACGTTCTCGGCTGCAGGGAAGCGCAAAGCCGCCTCCACCTGCGCATCCCACCTGGCTGTTGTGGTGCTCTTCTACGGATCCCTTGTGTCCATGTACTCCCAGCGCAGCTCCGGGAGCTCCCGGGAGCGAGACAAGGTGGCCTCTATGTTCTACACCATGGTGACGCCCATGCTGAACCCcttcatctacagcctgaggaaccagaaGGTGAAGGCTGGGCTCTGGAGACTGATGGGGAGGAAACACTCAGCTGAAAAATAG